The Sinorhizobium alkalisoli genomic interval CTGGGCGAAGCCAGCCCCGATCAGCGCCAGGAAGGCGCCCACCGCGAGCAAGAGCATCTCGAGTGTGTATTTCATGGTTGGGTCCCCAACTTTTCTCAGCTTGCCGGCGCTCGCGCGCAATTCCGGCGCGATCCAGCTAGTCTGAGAATTGTCAGAGTCACCCCTTTGCCGCCTTGATTCAGATCAAGGTTGGGCCCGGCGCCATGTCGCATCCTCGTCGGCAAAGGAGGACCGTCCTTGAGGAGATACTGGAAAGGACCGGAGCGCATGATAGCAGGAATCAATTGGCCGCCGCCGTTGGAAGGCGCGCGCGCCGCGGCCAACGAGGCATATGCCGAGCCGCTCGCCTGGCTCGCAAGCGCCCACAAGGAGCAGCTGGCGCTCTGCGACAGCATGGAGGCGATCGCCGACAGCCTCCCGGGTGAAATCGATCGCGAGATTTGCGCCTATGCGGCCAGGATGCTGGCGCCGATGCTGCGCCACTTTCACGCCGGCGAGGAGCGCATCGTCTTTGATTGGGTCGAGCAGCGCTTCGGCGACGATCCATCGGCGCGCGCATCGCTAGAGCGGCTGAAATTCGAGCACTGCGAGGACGAGTGCTTTGCCGAAGAGTTGACGGAGATGCTGGATCGGCTCGGCACGGCAGACCACACCGTCAACCCAGAGACGGCCGGCTACATGCTGCGCGGCTTCTTCACCGGCTTGCGCCGCCACGTCAGCTTCGAACAGGAATGCCTGCGTGGCATTGTCGCCCGGCAGGCGCATGAACCGAACTGATGGCACTGGCCGGATGGGGCGTTGACGCCTCGGCCTACAGGTTCCCGGTTCAAGCCGCGATCGCCCGCCGCCGGTCGGCCTGTTCCTGAATGACGAGAATGGCGCCGATTACCCTGCCTTTGCTCGACAGGCAGGGCGTCATCCGACAGCGGACCGGAACGGTGCTTCCGCCCACGCACTTGGCGAAGGAATAGTCGACGATTTCCCCGGCGAAGCAGCGGTCGAGACGGGATTTGACGCGCTCTTCGAACCGTTGGAGGCCGATGAATTCGACGACGTGGCGGCCGATGAGATCGATCGGCTTGCTTCCGAGATGGCTGGCATTGGCGCGGTTTGCGTAAAGATAGCGGTAGTCGGGCGTGATGACGGCGATCCGGTCGGGGAAGGAATCGAGGATCGCCTCGTTGAGCAAACCTTCGTCGGCACGCCCTCTTTTCGGCAGCTTCGGGACGCGTTCGAGCTCGAGCCCCGCGACGTCGTCCGCACCGGTCGCTGCGAAATAACGGTCGATCAGGGAGCGAAGCAATTGCGAATGGCGCAGCACGCAAGTGAGATCGTCCGCCTCGGCGCGCAGCATGTCCAGGAGAAACTGGAATTGAAGGCGTGCATCCTCGACGCTGGCCGCTTTCCGGTCATAGACCGCCCTCAGGATAGGATCGAGTTCACGGTCCAGAATGCCAATCAGATGTTCGTCTGCCACCTTTACGGCATATTGCATCTGCGAATACTTGAACCAGAACAGTTCAACCAGTTCCTTCAATTTTAAACCCCGTCTCCAGCCGACACGCCGAGCCAACCGGCGTTCCGCAGCCGATCGCCCAGTTTTGCGGATTGCCCCTCATTCAACACGCGTCCGCGCATGCTCCCCAAAACACAACAATAGGTTTATACCCAGTGCGCGCGGGCGTTCAACAGAAAGAAAGTGAACTCGACGAACCTGCAACGTTTCCGGAAGCGGCCGTCGAGCAAAAAAGAGCATCGGCCCGCCAATCGGAGGCGACTTCGGAACACGTCCGTGCTTTTTCTGTTTTACAGGCTGCGCTTGATGTGCCAGCGGTCGTGGTACCA includes:
- a CDS encoding hemerythrin domain-containing protein, which produces MIAGINWPPPLEGARAAANEAYAEPLAWLASAHKEQLALCDSMEAIADSLPGEIDREICAYAARMLAPMLRHFHAGEERIVFDWVEQRFGDDPSARASLERLKFEHCEDECFAEELTEMLDRLGTADHTVNPETAGYMLRGFFTGLRRHVSFEQECLRGIVARQAHEPN
- a CDS encoding PAS domain-containing protein; the protein is MKELVELFWFKYSQMQYAVKVADEHLIGILDRELDPILRAVYDRKAASVEDARLQFQFLLDMLRAEADDLTCVLRHSQLLRSLIDRYFAATGADDVAGLELERVPKLPKRGRADEGLLNEAILDSFPDRIAVITPDYRYLYANRANASHLGSKPIDLIGRHVVEFIGLQRFEERVKSRLDRCFAGEIVDYSFAKCVGGSTVPVRCRMTPCLSSKGRVIGAILVIQEQADRRRAIAA